A region from the Arvicola amphibius chromosome 12, mArvAmp1.2, whole genome shotgun sequence genome encodes:
- the Batf3 gene encoding basic leucine zipper transcriptional factor ATF-like 3, producing the protein MSQGPPAGSVLQRSVAAPGNQPQSPEDDDRKVRRREKNRVAAQRSRKKQTQKADKLHEEYECLEQENTVLRREISKLKEELRHLGEALKEHEKMCPLLCPMNFVQVRPDPVASCLPR; encoded by the exons ATGTCGCAAGGGCCCCCGGCGGGCAGCGTCCTGCAGAGGAGTGTGGCAGCTCCTGGGAACCAGCCGCAG AGCCCCGAGGACGATGACAGGAAGGTtcgaaggagagagaaaaaccgGGTTGCTGCTCAGAGAAGCCGGAAGAAGCAGACCCAGAAAGCTGACAAGCTCCATGAG GAGTACGAGTGCTTGGAGCAGGAGAACACCGTCCTGCGCAGGGAGATTTCGAAGTTGAAGGAGGAGCTGCGACACCTGGGCGAGGCGCTGAAGGAGCATGAGAAGATGTGCCCTCTGCTGTGTCCTATGAACTTTGTGCAGGTTCGGCCAGACCCTGTGGCCAGCTGTCTGCCACGATGA